The following proteins are co-located in the Sphingorhabdus lutea genome:
- the rpsD gene encoding 30S ribosomal protein S4 — MTKRTSSKYKLDRRMGENIWGRPKSPINRRDYGPGQHGQRRKGKLSDFGIQLRAKQKLKGYYGDVTEKQFKRLYTEASRQKGDTSQNLIGLLERRLDMVVYRAKFAPTIFAARQLVSHGHIRVNGVKCNIASRQISVGDEISLGNKAMEMALVIEAQGLAERDIPEYVSVTDNKKATFTRVPTLDEVPYPVKMEPNLVVEFYSR, encoded by the coding sequence ATGACAAAACGTACAAGTTCAAAATATAAATTAGACCGCCGTATGGGTGAAAATATTTGGGGTCGTCCCAAATCACCTATTAACCGCCGTGATTATGGCCCTGGCCAACATGGCCAACGTCGTAAAGGCAAATTGTCTGACTTTGGTATTCAATTGCGCGCCAAGCAAAAGCTGAAAGGCTATTATGGCGACGTGACCGAAAAGCAATTTAAGCGTCTTTACACCGAAGCAAGCCGTCAAAAAGGCGATACCAGCCAAAATCTTATTGGTTTGTTGGAACGCCGTCTTGACATGGTGGTATATCGCGCGAAATTCGCCCCTACCATCTTTGCTGCTCGTCAATTGGTTAGCCACGGACATATCCGCGTAAATGGCGTAAAATGTAATATTGCAAGCCGTCAAATTTCTGTTGGTGATGAAATTTCATTGGGTAATAAGGCGATGGAAATGGCCTTGGTTATCGAAGCACAAGGCCTTGCCGAGCGTGACATTCCTGAATATGTCAGCGTGACCGACAATAAAAAAGCAACCTTTACCCGCGTTCCTACTTTGGATGAGGTTCCTTATCCTGTTAAAATGGAACCAAATTTGGTTGTTGAATTTTATTCACGTTAA
- the nrdR gene encoding transcriptional regulator NrdR — protein MRCPFCAHENSQVKDSRPTEDGSATRRRRQCEGCGARFTTFERIQMRDLMVVKSEDRKEAFDRDKLAKSVSLACRKRPIGEERIEQLVSGIHRQLETMGETEVPSMKIGEMVMSSLKAIDSVAYIRFASVYKDFTEAKDFEEFAGSVKDVADIE, from the coding sequence ATGCGCTGTCCTTTTTGTGCCCATGAAAATAGCCAGGTAAAGGACAGCCGTCCCACCGAAGATGGATCGGCGACCCGCCGCCGCCGCCAATGTGAAGGATGCGGCGCCAGATTTACAACATTTGAACGCATTCAAATGCGCGATTTAATGGTGGTAAAATCCGAAGACCGCAAAGAAGCATTTGACCGCGATAAATTGGCAAAATCGGTCTCGCTTGCATGCCGCAAACGCCCGATTGGCGAGGAACGGATTGAGCAGCTTGTTTCGGGAATTCATCGGCAATTGGAAACAATGGGCGAAACCGAAGTTCCCTCGATGAAAATTGGCGAAATGGTGATGAGCTCCCTAAAAGCTATTGATAGTGTCGCCTATATCCGCTTTGCCTCGGTTTATAAGGATTTTACAGAGGCCAAGGATTTTGAAGAATTTGCCGGCAGCGTTAAAGATGTTGCGGATATAGAATAG
- a CDS encoding cysteine desulfurase family protein has translation MNQKSIYLDYQATTPMAPEVVDAMLPWLRDHHYNPHSSHMGGRMAQAAVEHAREQIMALLPKGGRLIFTSGATEAINLAIKGSAYKRFAATTIEHAAILDNMDEMRRIGHEVQMLSVNKVGLVNLDELENILKNNPPALISAMMVNNEIGTIQPINKIAQKTHDAGGLYLCDAVQAYGRMAIDEGPDMIAISAHKIYGPKGVGALWVRDDIHLNAIQHGGEQEMGMRSGTLSPALCVGFGKAAEIAKQNMETDNKHVRHLWDLAVKLFASWDINGDIENRYYGNFNIRKDGLDADRLISEARNILFSAGSACASGSGRPSHVLKAIGLSDKQAKSSIRLGFGRYTSMEEIDKAAQIINQCAQNQEIF, from the coding sequence ATGAACCAAAAAAGCATTTATTTGGATTATCAGGCCACAACCCCTATGGCGCCAGAGGTGGTGGATGCCATGTTACCATGGCTGCGCGATCATCATTATAACCCACATAGCAGCCATATGGGCGGGAGGATGGCCCAAGCAGCTGTGGAGCATGCAAGAGAACAAATAATGGCCCTATTGCCCAAGGGTGGACGATTGATTTTCACATCCGGTGCAACAGAGGCGATAAATTTGGCTATTAAAGGCAGCGCATATAAACGTTTTGCTGCAACCACAATTGAACATGCAGCCATATTGGATAATATGGATGAAATGCGGCGCATTGGCCATGAAGTGCAGATGTTAAGCGTCAACAAAGTAGGCTTAGTCAATTTAGATGAGTTAGAAAATATTTTAAAAAATAACCCTCCAGCGCTTATATCTGCCATGATGGTAAATAATGAAATTGGTACAATTCAACCCATAAACAAAATTGCGCAAAAAACGCATGATGCAGGCGGTTTATATTTATGTGATGCGGTTCAGGCATATGGCCGAATGGCGATAGACGAAGGGCCGGATATGATTGCGATATCGGCACATAAAATTTATGGGCCAAAGGGTGTTGGCGCATTATGGGTTCGCGATGACATTCATTTAAACGCAATTCAACATGGTGGAGAGCAGGAAATGGGAATGAGGTCAGGAACTTTATCCCCAGCCTTATGTGTTGGTTTTGGCAAGGCTGCAGAAATCGCGAAGCAGAATATGGAGACGGATAATAAGCATGTTCGCCATTTATGGGATTTGGCGGTGAAATTATTCGCATCATGGGACATAAATGGAGATATTGAAAATAGATATTATGGAAATTTCAATATTCGAAAAGATGGACTTGATGCAGATCGCTTAATATCCGAAGCCAGAAATATCTTATTTTCGGCGGGCTCCGCCTGTGCCAGCGGTTCGGGACGGCCCAGCCATGTACTTAAAGCCATTGGGTTAAGTGACAAACAGGCAAAATCCTCTATCCGTTTGGGTTTTGGACGTTATACAAGCATGGAAGAAATAGATAAAGCGGCCCAAATTATAAATCAATGTGCGCAAAATCAGGAAATATTTTAA
- a CDS encoding alpha/beta hydrolase, with translation MPSIIIPGPEGRLEARFSPPPRPRAPVAMILHPHPQAGGTMNDRITQELYKTFVKRGFGVLRFNFRGVGRSEGEFDNGIGELSDAAAALDWVQNFHQEAETTWIAGFSFGAWIGMQLLMRRPEIRGFISIAPPANMYDFSFLAPCPSSGILIQGAGDEVVTPHAVQKLVDKLRTQKHITIHHDEIPRANHFFENEQEMLMASVNNYLNMRLDPDCPIK, from the coding sequence ATGCCATCAATCATTATTCCTGGCCCTGAGGGCCGTTTAGAAGCCCGTTTCAGCCCGCCACCACGCCCACGTGCGCCCGTTGCAATGATTTTGCACCCGCATCCTCAGGCTGGCGGCACTATGAATGACCGTATAACACAGGAATTATACAAAACATTTGTCAAACGCGGCTTTGGCGTTTTGCGGTTTAACTTTCGCGGTGTAGGCCGCAGCGAGGGCGAATTTGACAATGGCATTGGTGAATTATCCGACGCAGCAGCCGCCCTTGATTGGGTTCAAAATTTCCATCAAGAGGCAGAAACCACATGGATTGCGGGTTTCAGCTTTGGCGCATGGATTGGCATGCAATTATTGATGCGCCGCCCGGAAATTCGTGGATTTATCTCCATCGCACCGCCCGCAAACATGTATGATTTCAGCTTCCTTGCCCCCTGCCCATCATCTGGCATTTTAATTCAGGGTGCGGGCGATGAAGTTGTTACCCCCCATGCGGTGCAAAAATTGGTGGATAAATTGCGCACGCAAAAACATATCACCATTCACCATGATGAAATTCCCCGCGCCAATCATTTCTTTGAAAATGAACAGGAAATGTTGATGGCTTCGGTTAATAATTATCTGAATATGCGGTTGGACCCAGATTGCCCGATTAAATAA
- a CDS encoding cysteine desulfurase family protein, with protein sequence MTKEQIYLDHAATTMMVAPAIEAMSSALSSWANPSSPHLTGRAARALLEDARHRIKSALDWDGELIFTSGASEAIYTALKGKSHIQLSAVEHDAVLSAGKLADKSQIIGVDEQGQVNINTLSPCDMVAVQQVNNETGIIQNTDDIMAWAKENGALFFCDASQGAGKLPLPLAHMIAISGHKLGGPPGIGALLVKNLGRLSPTGGQEQGYRRGTENLPAILGFAAAIEAGFEWTANIAAMRDRLDSAILSHGGQIIGQSGNRLSTISSYRLPGVSSSAQLIHYDMAGIAVSAGSACSSGTLKASHVLTAMGHDMKSAGEVVRVSLGHNSKMSDVDAFINSWIKLSSRHYDKK encoded by the coding sequence ATGACAAAAGAACAAATATATTTGGACCATGCGGCAACAACGATGATGGTTGCCCCGGCGATTGAGGCAATGAGTAGTGCCCTTTCAAGCTGGGCCAATCCATCTTCGCCGCATTTAACGGGCCGCGCCGCGCGCGCTTTATTGGAGGATGCACGCCACCGGATAAAAAGCGCATTGGATTGGGATGGGGAGTTGATTTTTACCAGCGGGGCGAGCGAGGCCATTTACACCGCATTAAAGGGCAAAAGTCATATTCAGCTGAGCGCGGTTGAGCATGATGCGGTTTTGTCAGCAGGCAAATTGGCGGATAAGTCGCAAATTATTGGAGTTGATGAGCAGGGGCAGGTGAATATCAATACCCTATCCCCATGTGACATGGTGGCTGTGCAACAGGTGAATAATGAAACTGGCATCATCCAAAATACCGATGATATTATGGCATGGGCCAAAGAAAATGGGGCGTTATTTTTTTGCGATGCCTCCCAAGGGGCGGGAAAATTGCCATTGCCCCTTGCGCATATGATTGCCATTTCGGGGCATAAATTGGGCGGGCCGCCGGGAATTGGGGCATTATTGGTAAAAAATCTGGGCAGATTGTCTCCCACGGGGGGGCAAGAACAGGGATATCGACGCGGCACGGAAAATTTGCCCGCCATTTTGGGTTTTGCCGCTGCTATTGAAGCTGGCTTTGAATGGACGGCCAATATTGCAGCAATGCGGGATAGGCTGGACAGCGCAATTTTATCGCATGGAGGGCAAATAATTGGCCAATCAGGAAACCGCCTGTCCACCATATCCAGTTATCGTCTGCCCGGGGTCAGCTCCTCGGCGCAGTTAATCCATTATGATATGGCCGGCATTGCGGTATCGGCGGGCAGTGCATGTTCATCGGGCACGTTAAAGGCAAGCCATGTTTTAACCGCCATGGGGCATGACATGAAAAGCGCGGGCGAGGTGGTTAGAGTTAGCCTTGGCCATAATAGCAAAATGTCGGATGTGGATGCGTTTATCAATAGTTGGATAAAATTATCATCAAGGCATTATGATAAAAAATAA
- a CDS encoding 2Fe-2S iron-sulfur cluster-binding protein, with the protein MVKVIFTNISGSVIQEVEGNEGDCLLDVGQAAGQPLEGTCEGQMACSTCHVIVKDAWFDKLPPASENEEDMLDLAAGARRTSRLSCQILLTKDLDGLTVAIPSESRNMQGL; encoded by the coding sequence ATGGTCAAAGTCATTTTTACCAATATAAGCGGTTCGGTTATCCAAGAAGTGGAGGGCAATGAAGGGGACTGCCTGTTAGATGTGGGGCAGGCGGCCGGCCAACCATTGGAGGGGACATGTGAGGGGCAGATGGCCTGTTCCACCTGCCATGTCATTGTAAAGGACGCATGGTTTGATAAATTACCCCCTGCAAGCGAGAATGAAGAAGATATGCTTGACCTTGCTGCGGGCGCTCGCCGCACCAGCAGATTATCCTGTCAGATATTATTGACCAAGGATCTAGACGGCTTAACCGTCGCTATACCCAGTGAAAGCAGAAATATGCAGGGTTTATAA
- a CDS encoding N-succinylarginine dihydrolase, which translates to MKNIEINFDGIIGPSHNYAGLSLGNIASSKNKGAVSMPRAAALQGIEKMRSNMNLGLTQGFFMPLPRPNIGWLNHLGCDLENAPDALLAAAYSASSMWAANAATISPAADTKDGKTHLTPANLITMPHRSHEWPDMQKQLKLIFANQEYFTVHDPIKAPFGDEGAANHMRLCSRHDQSGIEIFIYGKSGGAFPARQHEQSSRAIARLHGLNPEKTLFIEQSEIAIASGAFHNDVVAVANENVLFTHEQAFQDKDAAYAMIEAKMPEAIIVEVPKDRISLADAISSYLFNAQLVTLPNGDGMALILPSESQENTPVWSWLEEMVAGNGPIQKLVPVNVRQSMANGGGPACLRLRVVCNTDMVDPRFIATNEKLDQISQIISQYWPEQISADNLRDMALLEQVKIARTQLLTACDIDDLL; encoded by the coding sequence ATGAAAAATATTGAAATAAATTTTGACGGTATCATTGGGCCATCACATAATTATGCAGGATTAAGTCTGGGCAACATTGCCTCATCAAAAAATAAGGGCGCGGTTTCCATGCCGCGTGCCGCCGCTCTTCAGGGTATTGAAAAAATGCGCTCAAATATGAATTTGGGCCTAACTCAAGGGTTTTTCATGCCCCTTCCCCGGCCAAATATCGGCTGGTTAAACCATTTGGGATGCGATTTGGAAAATGCGCCAGACGCGCTTCTTGCTGCGGCATATAGCGCCTCGTCCATGTGGGCGGCAAATGCAGCCACAATTTCCCCTGCCGCCGATACAAAGGATGGCAAAACGCATTTAACACCGGCCAATCTTATCACCATGCCGCATCGCAGCCATGAATGGCCCGACATGCAAAAACAGTTAAAATTGATTTTCGCCAATCAAGAATATTTTACCGTGCATGACCCCATAAAGGCCCCCTTTGGGGATGAGGGCGCGGCCAATCATATGCGGCTTTGTTCTCGCCATGACCAATCAGGCATTGAAATATTTATTTATGGCAAAAGCGGCGGTGCATTTCCTGCGCGCCAACATGAACAATCCAGCAGGGCCATTGCCCGCCTGCACGGATTGAATCCAGAAAAAACATTGTTTATTGAGCAATCCGAAATCGCAATTGCAAGTGGCGCTTTTCATAATGATGTAGTCGCAGTTGCCAATGAAAATGTCCTGTTCACGCATGAACAGGCATTTCAGGATAAGGACGCCGCCTATGCGATGATAGAAGCAAAAATGCCCGAAGCAATTATCGTTGAAGTTCCAAAAGATCGCATCTCACTTGCCGATGCGATAAGTTCTTATCTATTCAATGCTCAGCTTGTCACCCTTCCTAATGGTGATGGCATGGCGCTTATCCTGCCATCTGAATCGCAAGAAAACACCCCGGTTTGGAGCTGGCTTGAGGAAATGGTAGCGGGCAATGGCCCTATTCAAAAATTGGTGCCAGTTAATGTGCGTCAATCCATGGCCAATGGCGGCGGCCCTGCCTGCCTTCGTCTGCGCGTGGTTTGCAATACAGACATGGTTGACCCGCGGTTTATCGCCACAAATGAAAAATTGGACCAGATAAGCCAAATTATCAGCCAATATTGGCCCGAACAAATTTCGGCCGATAATTTGCGCGACATGGCATTGTTGGAGCAGGTTAAAATTGCCCGCACTCAATTATTAACCGCTTGTGATATTGATGATCTTTTATAA
- a CDS encoding RNA methyltransferase: protein MDIEKPASAQQSVQPAIILVRPQLGENIGKAARAMLNFGLTEMRLVAPRDGWPNPMAGPAASGADQILAEAKLFDNVADAVADITHVYATTVRKRGIDKPVFTPQEAAYQIHAQPGKSAILFGAERSGLETEEVGYARSIITVPINPEFGSLNLAQAVIICAYEWSKNQSLSMPPSVDMLDAAPQGEFEGMIGHLFEILKEKDYFFPPERSEVTKNTLRNLLTKPSWNSQEIRTLRGVFSTFGKSKQSPRN, encoded by the coding sequence ATGGATATTGAGAAACCAGCTTCGGCGCAACAATCTGTTCAACCCGCCATCATATTGGTTCGTCCGCAATTGGGCGAAAATATTGGCAAGGCAGCGCGTGCCATGCTTAATTTTGGGTTGACCGAAATGCGCCTTGTCGCCCCGCGCGATGGGTGGCCCAACCCCATGGCTGGCCCAGCGGCAAGCGGCGCTGATCAAATTTTGGCCGAGGCAAAATTATTTGATAATGTCGCCGATGCAGTGGCCGACATTACCCATGTTTATGCCACAACCGTGCGTAAACGCGGCATTGATAAACCGGTTTTCACACCGCAAGAGGCCGCCTACCAAATCCATGCCCAACCCGGCAAAAGCGCCATTTTATTTGGCGCAGAACGCTCTGGCCTTGAAACCGAGGAGGTTGGCTATGCCCGCTCCATCATCACTGTGCCGATAAATCCAGAATTTGGATCGTTAAATCTGGCACAGGCTGTGATTATATGCGCCTATGAATGGTCAAAAAATCAATCCCTTTCGATGCCACCATCGGTTGATATGCTGGACGCTGCTCCACAGGGCGAATTTGAAGGGATGATTGGTCATTTGTTTGAAATATTGAAAGAAAAGGACTATTTCTTCCCCCCTGAACGCAGCGAAGTGACCAAAAATACTTTGCGAAATTTATTAACAAAGCCGTCGTGGAACAGCCAAGAAATACGCACTTTGCGCGGCGTTTTTTCCACTTTTGGCAAATCTAAACAATCGCCCAGAAATTAA
- the glyA gene encoding serine hydroxymethyltransferase produces MSDNNQHDMIRKNGFFTEDLAQADQAVMSAIGKELTREQKQIELIASENIVSKAVLQAQGSVFTNKYAEGYPGKRYYQGCAPSDDVEQLAIDRAKQLFDCEYINVQPHSGAQANGAVMLALVKPGETILGMSLDAGGHLTHGARPAMSGKWFNAVQYGVRSDNHLIDYDEVEKLALEHKPKLIIAGGSAYPRIIDFVRFREIADKVGAYLHVDMAHFAGLVAAGLHPSPLPHAHVVTTTTHKTLRGPRGGMILSNDPDLGKKFNSAVFPGLQGGPLMHVIAAKAVAFGEALQPEFKSYSAAVIKNAQALAERLRERGAALVSGGTDTHLALVDLTPLGVTGKDADEALERAGITCNKNGIPNDPLPPTKTSGIRVGSPAGTTRGFGVEEFQQIGDMIADVLDGLRNKGEEGDAAVEADVKKRVEALCAKFPIYPS; encoded by the coding sequence ATGTCCGATAATAACCAACATGATATGATCCGCAAAAATGGTTTCTTTACCGAAGATTTGGCACAGGCTGATCAAGCCGTCATGTCCGCAATCGGCAAGGAATTAACCCGCGAACAAAAACAAATTGAGTTAATTGCATCGGAAAATATCGTCTCCAAAGCTGTTTTACAGGCACAAGGTTCGGTCTTTACCAATAAATATGCCGAAGGTTATCCTGGCAAAAGATATTATCAAGGATGCGCACCATCCGATGATGTCGAACAATTGGCTATTGACCGTGCAAAACAATTATTTGATTGTGAATATATCAATGTGCAACCACATAGCGGCGCACAGGCCAATGGCGCGGTGATGTTGGCATTGGTCAAACCGGGCGAAACAATTTTGGGGATGAGCCTGGACGCGGGCGGGCATTTAACCCATGGCGCGCGCCCTGCAATGTCGGGCAAATGGTTTAACGCCGTGCAATATGGCGTGCGCAGCGACAATCATTTAATTGATTATGATGAGGTTGAAAAACTGGCGCTGGAACATAAACCAAAATTAATAATTGCCGGTGGCTCCGCCTATCCGCGCATTATTGATTTTGTTCGTTTCCGTGAAATTGCCGATAAGGTTGGCGCATATTTGCATGTGGATATGGCCCATTTTGCCGGATTGGTTGCGGCGGGTCTGCACCCATCGCCCCTGCCTCATGCTCATGTGGTGACCACCACAACCCATAAAACATTGCGCGGCCCGCGTGGCGGCATGATTTTGTCAAATGATCCAGATTTGGGCAAGAAATTCAACAGTGCGGTTTTCCCCGGACTTCAGGGTGGCCCATTAATGCATGTTATCGCGGCAAAGGCGGTTGCATTTGGAGAGGCGCTACAGCCTGAATTTAAATCATATAGTGCAGCCGTGATTAAAAATGCCCAAGCATTGGCAGAGCGGCTTCGTGAGCGCGGCGCGGCACTTGTTTCCGGCGGCACAGACACGCATTTGGCGCTTGTTGACCTGACACCATTGGGCGTAACTGGCAAGGATGCGGATGAGGCATTGGAAAGAGCCGGCATTACTTGCAATAAAAATGGCATTCCCAATGATCCCCTGCCCCCCACAAAAACAAGCGGTATTCGCGTTGGTTCACCAGCGGGCACAACGCGCGGCTTTGGCGTTGAGGAATTTCAACAAATTGGTGATATGATTGCCGATGTGTTGGACGGCCTGCGCAATAAGGGTGAGGAAGGTGACGCAGCGGTCGAGGCCGATGTCAAAAAACGCGTTGAGGCATTATGCGCAAAATTTCCAATTTATCCTTCTTGA
- a CDS encoding arginine N-succinyltransferase has protein sequence MTYILRPVQTGDVQPIYEMAKSTGGGFTNLPPDKKTLSAKIERSIASFIRVGDEISDDIFMFVLADDEAGVIHGTCQIFASVGQRWPFYSYRISALTQHSEELGRTFRADILNLSTDLEGCTEVGGLYLHPNARSGGLGLLLARSRYLFIRNHRNRFADKTLAELRGVIDPAGSSPFWNGVAGRFFGMSFQEADEFNGKNGNQFIADLMPKHPVYIAMLPDSARAVIGVPHTSGRAAMRMLENENFVWEKYVDIFDGGPTMSVNTDRISTIEKTNDGVISDIISYEDSNKIADANMVKMLICAGQLNDFRCAYGWVKQDKDNVQIDMICAKSLRLNIGDSISFVPRG, from the coding sequence ATGACCTATATTTTAAGACCGGTTCAAACCGGCGATGTTCAACCAATTTATGAAATGGCGAAAAGCACGGGCGGCGGTTTTACCAACTTACCCCCTGATAAAAAAACTTTATCAGCCAAAATTGAACGGTCAATCGCGTCATTCATCCGCGTTGGCGATGAAATAAGCGACGATATTTTCATGTTCGTTCTTGCCGATGATGAAGCCGGTGTCATCCATGGCACATGCCAAATTTTTGCCTCCGTTGGGCAAAGATGGCCATTTTACAGCTATCGGATTAGCGCATTAACACAACATAGCGAAGAATTGGGCCGCACATTTCGCGCCGATATTTTAAATCTTTCAACCGATTTGGAAGGATGCACCGAAGTAGGCGGGTTATATCTTCACCCCAATGCGCGTTCGGGCGGATTGGGTTTATTATTGGCCCGCAGCCGATATTTGTTCATCCGCAATCACCGCAACCGTTTTGCCGATAAAACATTGGCCGAATTACGCGGTGTTATTGATCCGGCGGGTTCTTCCCCTTTTTGGAATGGGGTTGCTGGACGTTTTTTTGGCATGAGCTTTCAAGAAGCCGATGAATTTAACGGCAAAAATGGCAATCAATTTATTGCCGATTTAATGCCCAAACATCCTGTTTATATCGCCATGTTACCAGATAGTGCCCGCGCGGTAATCGGCGTGCCGCATACATCGGGCCGGGCGGCGATGCGGATGCTTGAAAATGAAAATTTTGTTTGGGAAAAATATGTCGATATTTTTGATGGCGGCCCGACCATGTCGGTTAATACCGACCGGATTAGCACCATAGAAAAAACCAATGATGGTGTGATTTCAGATATTATCTCTTATGAAGATAGCAATAAAATTGCCGATGCAAATATGGTCAAAATGCTGATTTGTGCCGGACAGTTAAATGATTTTAGATGCGCCTATGGCTGGGTCAAGCAAGATAAAGACAATGTGCAAATTGACATGATTTGCGCCAAGTCACTCCGCCTGAATATCGGCGATAGCATCAGTTTTGTTCCAAGGGGTTGA
- the rpiB gene encoding ribose 5-phosphate isomerase B, which yields MKIALASDHAAVEMKTALIQWLNEMGHEITDCGPHNDDSVDYPDYGYKLAAVIADKQADFGIAICGSGIGISIAVNRHHNCRCALVGEPLSAKLSREHNDANVIALGARLTGIEMAKECVATFINTSFGGERHQRRVTKLSNPQF from the coding sequence ATGAAAATTGCACTTGCATCAGATCATGCAGCGGTTGAAATGAAAACTGCGCTTATTCAATGGCTGAATGAAATGGGCCATGAAATCACCGATTGCGGCCCTCATAATGATGATAGTGTGGATTATCCCGATTATGGATATAAATTGGCGGCGGTGATTGCCGACAAACAGGCCGATTTTGGCATCGCCATTTGCGGATCGGGCATTGGAATATCAATTGCGGTTAACCGCCATCATAATTGCCGCTGTGCATTGGTGGGCGAGCCTTTATCCGCAAAATTATCGCGCGAACATAATGACGCAAATGTCATCGCACTTGGCGCGCGTTTAACCGGCATTGAAATGGCAAAAGAATGCGTCGCCACATTTATCAACACATCATTTGGCGGCGAACGCCATCAACGCCGTGTTACAAAATTATCCAACCCGCAATTTTGA
- a CDS encoding chorismate mutase has product MAEQKNINIIPSVECETMVDVRAGVDEIDRQLVKLLAVRFGYMRAAARIKPNREAVRDEPRKAQVKDNVRILASEAGLPDALSDQLWEILIESSIEYEFNAYDKGR; this is encoded by the coding sequence ATGGCTGAACAAAAAAACATCAATATTATCCCATCTGTTGAATGCGAAACCATGGTCGATGTGCGTGCAGGCGTGGACGAAATTGACCGGCAATTGGTGAAATTATTGGCGGTTCGCTTTGGATATATGCGGGCCGCAGCACGGATTAAACCAAATCGGGAAGCCGTGCGTGATGAACCGCGTAAAGCGCAGGTAAAGGATAATGTGCGAATATTGGCCAGCGAAGCCGGACTGCCAGATGCATTGAGCGATCAATTATGGGAAATATTGATTGAAAGCTCAATTGAGTATGAATTTAATGCCTATGATAAGGGGCGTTAA